One genomic segment of Brassica napus cultivar Da-Ae chromosome A3, Da-Ae, whole genome shotgun sequence includes these proteins:
- the LOC106443730 gene encoding LOW QUALITY PROTEIN: MLP-like protein 328 (The sequence of the model RefSeq protein was modified relative to this genomic sequence to represent the inferred CDS: inserted 2 bases in 1 codon) produces the protein MATSGTYVTEVPLKGTAEKHYKRWKSENFLFPDAIGHHIQNVTVXDGEWDSHGGIKIWNYTLDGKQEVFKEKREIDDENKTMTVRGLEGHVMELFKVYDLIGQFIPKTEDSCICKITMVWEKRNDEVPEPSSYMKLLKSMVVDMEDHVLKA, from the exons ATGGCGACATCGGGAACATACGTTACGGAGGTTCCTTTAAAAGGGACGGCGGAGAAACACTACAAGAGGTGGAAGAGCGAAAATTTTCTCTTCCCTGATGCCATCGGCCACCACATTCAAAATGTTACCGT CGACGGCGAATGGGACTCCCACGGGGGTATCAAGATTTGGAACTACACATTGG ATGGAAAGCAGGAGGTATTTaaggagaagagagaaataGACGATGAGAATAAAACAATGACGGTTAGAGGACTTGAAGGTCACGTGATGGAGCTGTTCAAGGTTTATGACCTCATCGGCCAATTTATTCCCAAGACTGAAGATAGTTGCATATGCAAAATCACTATGGTTTGGGAGAAGCGTAACGATGAAGTCCCCGAACCAAGTAGCTATATGAAACTACTCAAGAGCATGGTTGTAGACATGGAGGACCACGTCCTCAAAGCTTAA
- the LOC106443729 gene encoding dirigent protein 6: MASLVEKQLFKALFSFFLLVLLFSDTVYSFRKTLDQRKPCKHFSFYFHDILYDGDNVANATSAAIVSPPGLGNFKFGKFVIFDGPITMDKNYLSEPVARAQGFYFYDMKTDFNSWFSFTLVFNSTEHKGTLNIMGADLMMEPTRDLSVVGGTGDFFMARGIATFVTDLFQGARYFRVKMDIKLYECY, encoded by the coding sequence ATGGCATCTCTTGTAGAGAAACAACTCTTCAAAGCCCTCTTCTCATTCTTCTTATTAGTTCTACTCTTTTCCGATACCGTTTATTCGTTCCGTAAAACATTGGATCAGAGAAAACCATGCAAACATTTCTCTTTCTACTTCCATGACATCCTCTACGATGGCGACAACGTAGCAAACGCAACCTCGGCCGCTATCGTGAGCCCTCCGGGATTAGGAAACTTCAAGTTTGGTAAGTTTGTGATCTTTGATGGCCCCATAACAATGGACAAGAACTATCTCTCCGAACCCGTGGCTCGCGCACAAGGCTTCTATTTCTATGACATGAAGACGGACTTCAACTCGTGGTTTTCCTTCACCTTGGTGTTTAACTCAACGGAACACAAAGGCACATTGAACATAATGGGCGCAGACTTGATGATGGAGCCGACAAGAGATCTATCGGTCGTTGGTGGGACTGGTGATTTCTTCATGGCTCGTGGGATCGCCACATTCGTGACGGATCTATTTCAAGGGGCTAGGTATTTCCGTGTTAAGATGGATATTAAACTCTATGAATGTTACTAA
- the LOC106443728 gene encoding cation/H(+) antiporter 17-like: protein MGTNDTTCPGPMKATSNGVFQGENPLHYALPLLILQICIVLFLTRALAFLLRPLRQPRVIAEIVGGILLGPSALGKSSKFLSTVFPAKSLTVLDTLANLGLLFFLFLVGLELDPKSLKRTGKKALSIALAGITLPFIFGIGTSFALRSSIADGVSKAPFLVFMGVALSITAFPVLARILAEIKLLTTDIGKIALSAAAVNDVAAWILLALAVALSGDGSSPLTSLWVFLAGCGFVLFCIFAVQPGMQWLAKRCPEGEPVKEHYVCLTLGVVLAASFVTDLIGIHALFGAFVIGVIFPKEGHFASSLVEKVEDLVSGLFLPLYFVSSGLKTDVATIQGAQSWGLLVLVIFNACFGKIVGTVVVSLYCKVPLDESLALGFLMNTKGLVELIVLNIGRDRGVLNDQVFAIMVLMAIVTTFMTTPLVLAVYKPGKSLTKGEYNNRTVEDTNQSNKPLCLMFCFQSIMNIPTIVNLIEASRGTNRKESLSVYAMHLMELSERSSAILMAHKVRRNGLPFWNKDKTGNSSDMVVVAFEAFQRLSRVSVRPMTAISAMATIHEDICRSAESKRTAMVILPFHKHVRLDRTWETTRNDYRLINKKVMEEAPCSVAILVDRGLGGTTRVASSDFTLVITVLFFGGNDDREALAFAVRMAEHPGISLTVIRFIPSEEFKPENVKLEITEDQAGSCSGETKLTDIEAIAELKAKVKEQESSRSDSDIESKIIYEDKIVRCHDEICEVIKEYSRSNLFLVGKSPEGSVASGLNVGRSDTPELGPVGNLLTSSESVSTSASVLVVQQYVASCDSPAVGVLKSTTKGVLPVEDSKSP, encoded by the exons atgGGAACAAACGATACAACATGTCCAGGACCAATGAAAGCAACCTCTAATGGAGTCTTTCAGGGAGAGAATCCTCTGCATTACGCGTTGCCTCTTCTGATACTTCAGATCTGCATCGTTCTTTTTCTTACTCGTGCTCTTGCTTTCCTCCTCCGTCCTCTCCGGCAACCACGTGTCATCGCCGAGATAGTG GGTGGAATATTACTTGGACCATCAGCTCTTGGGAAGAGCTCAAAGTTTCTCAGCACTGTTTTTCCAGCAAAGAGTCTAACGGTGTTAGACACACTTGCAAACCTAGgactcctcttcttcctcttcctcgttGGTCTCGAGCTTGATCCCAAATCCCTCAAGCGAACAGGAAAGAAAGCTCTCTCCATCGCTCTAGCTGGAATCACTCTCCCTTTCATCTTCGGAATCGGAACTTCGTTTGCTCTCCGTAGCTCCATTGCCGATGGTGTTAGCAAAGCTCCTTTCCTTGTCTTCATGGGCGTTGCTCTCTCCATCACAGCGTTCCCCGTTTTGGCTCGTATTCTCGCTGagatcaagcttctgacaactGATATTGGAAAGATTGCTTTGTCTGCCGCTGCGGTTAATGACGTGGCAGCTTGGATCCTACTTGCTCTAGCGGTGGCTCTCTCCGGCGACGGGAGCTCTCCTTTAACATCTCTATGGGTGTTTCTTGCCGGTTGCGGTTTTGTCCTGTTCTGTATCTTTGCCGTGCAGCCAGGGATGCAGTGGCTTGCGAAACGTTGTCCTGAAGGGGAACCGGTTAAAGAACATTACGTTTGTCTCACGTTAGGGGTTGTTCTTGCTGCTAGCTTCGTGACGGATCTTATTGGGATTCACGCGCTGTTCGGTGCGTTTGTGATCGGTGTTATCTTTCCTAAAGAAGGTCATTTCGCGAGTTCTTTGGTTGAGAAAGTTGAGGATCTCGTGTCAGGCCTTTTCTTGCCGCTTTACTTCGTCTCAAGCGGTTTGAAGACTGATGTTGCGACCATACAAGGAGCTCAGTCTTGGGGACTGTTGGTTTTGGTTATATTCAATGCTTGTTTTGGTAAGATCGTCGGCACGGTGGTGGTTTCTCTTTACTGCAAAGTTCCCCTTGACGAGTCATTAGCACTAGGTTTCTTGATGAACACGAAAGgtcttgttgagctcattgtccTCAACATTGGTAGAGACAGAGGG GTTTTGAACGATCAAGTTTTTGCTATAATGGTTCTAATGGCTATAGTCACCACGTTCATGACGACTCCTCTAGTCTTAGCAGTTTATAAACCGGGCAAATCCTTAACCAAAGGGGAGTACAATAACCGAACGGTCGAGGACACAAACCAGTCGAACAAACCGCTTTGTCTTATGTTCTGTTTCCAGAGTATAATGAACATTCCCACGATAGTCAACCTCATAGAAGCATCACGAGGCACGAACCGTAAAGAAAGTCTATCAGTCTACGCCATGCATCTCATGGAGCTCTCGGAGAGATCATCAGCTATTCTAATGGCACACAAGGTCAGAAGAAACGGTCTTCCTTTCTGGAACAAGGACAAAACCGGTAACTCTTCCGACATGGTGGTGGTCGCATTCGAGGCTTTCCAGAGACTCAGCCGTGTCTCAGTGCGTCCAATGACAGCAATCTCAGCTATGGCGACTATACATGAAGATATATGCCGAAGCGCTGAAAGCAAACGCACCGCTATGGTGATTCTTCCGTTTCATAAGCACGTTAGGCTTGACAGAACGTGGGAGACGACAAGGAACGACTACCGTTTGATTAACAAGAAGGTTATGGAGGAAGCTCCATGTTCTGTCGCGATTCTTGTTGATCGTGGCCTTGGTGGTACGACACGAGTCGCGTCCAGTGATTTCACGTTGGTGATAACGGTTTTGTTTTTTGGAGGGAATGATGATCGCGAGGCGTTAGCGTTTGCGGTTCGTATGGCGGAACATCCTGGTATTAGCCTAACCGTGATTCGGTTTATTCCTAGTGAAGAATTTAAACCGGAAAATGTGAAGCTGGAGATAACCGAAGATCAAGCCGGTTCATGTTCAGGAGAAACTAAGTTGACTGATATAGAAGCTATAGCCGAACTTAAAGCAAAGGTTAAAGAACAAGAAAGCTCTCGTTCTGATTCAGACATCGAATCTAAGATCATTTACGAAGATAAAATCGTGAGATGCCACGATGAAATTTGCGaggttataaaagaatattCAAGAAGCAATCTTTTCTTGGTGGGGAAGTCACCCGAAGGTTCGGTGGCGTCGGGGTTAAACGTGGGAAGAAGCGACACGCCGGAGCTTGGGCCTGTCGGGAATTTGTTAACTTCAAGTGAAAGTGTTTCCACGTCAGCGTCGGTGTTGGTGGTGCAACAATATGTAGCAAGTTGTGATTCTCCGGCGGTGGGAGTTCTGAAGAGCACCACGAAAGGAGTGTTGCCGGTTGAGGATTCCAAGAGTCCTTAA
- the LOC125574811 gene encoding V-type proton ATPase subunit G2-like has protein sequence MESSGNHGGIQQLLAAEQEAQQIVNAARTAKMARLKQAKEEAETEIADHKTTTEHSFQRKLEETSGDSGANVKRLEQETDEKIEQLKNEASRISRDVVDMLLKHVTTVNN, from the exons ATGGAATCCAGTGGCAATCATGGAGGGATCCAGCAACTGCTTGCTGCTGAACAAGAAGCTCAGCAAATCGTCAATGCCGCTAGGACCG CGAAAATGGCAAGGCTGAAGCAAGCCAAGGAAGAGGCTGAGACCGAGATTGCTGATCACAAAACCACTACGGAGCATTCTTTCCAGAGGAAGCTCGAAGAG ACCAGTGGAGATTCAGGTGCAAACGTGAAGAGGCTTGAGCAAGAGACTGATGAGAAGATCGAGCAGTTGAAGAACGAAGCTTCCAGGATTTCCAGAGATGTTGTGGACATGCTTCTCAAACATGTCACCACTGTCAACAACTGA